Part of the Desulfobacteraceae bacterium genome is shown below.
ACCCGGCCCAGGTGATCGAGCTGCAGCTGCTGGAGAAGATCGGGGACGGTGGATGACCACCAAGCTGTTTTACAACGCCCGAATTTTCACTCCCCAGGACCCCGGCGCCCCGCTGGCCGGGGCCTCCCAAGGCCGGGTGCGGGTCTATGAAAACGGTGCGCTGCTGGTGGGCGGCGGTCGGGTCGCGCGGATCGGCCCCGGCGCCGAAGTGCGCGGCAAAATCGCCCGCAGCGGGGCCGAAGTCCACCAGGAGATCGACTGCCGCGGCGCCTGCCTGGTGCCCGGCTTCGTGGACCCCCACACCCACATGTGTTTTCTTCGCCCGCGGGAGGCCGAGTTCGACCTGCGCCTGGCGGGCACCCCCTATCTCGAGATCCTGGCCCGGGGCGGTGGGATCCTCTCCTCGGTGAGCGACGTGCGCGCCGCCGCCGAGACCGACCTGCTGGCGGCCACCCGCCGGCGGGCGTTGACGGCTCTCGGCCTGGGCACCACCACCGTCGAGATCAAGAGCGGCTACGGCCTGGACACCCCAACCGAGCTGCGCATGCTGCAGGTGATCGACCGCGTCGGCCGCGAGCTGCCGCTGGACGTGGTGCCGACCTTTCTCGGGGCCCACGCCGTGCCCGAGGAGTTTCGTGCCGACCCCGACGGGTTCGTCGCCCTGATCGTAAACGAGATGCTCCCCGCGGTCCGGCAGCAGGGTGTCGCCCGCTTCTGCGACGTCTTCTGCGAGCGGGGCGTGTTTTCCATCGCCCAGACCCGCCGCATCCTGCAGGCCGCCCGCAACGCCGGCCTGCAGCTCAAGCTGCATGCCGACGAGGTCCACGACCTCGGCGGGGCCGGTCTGGCCGCCGAGCTGAGGGCCGTTTCAGCCGATCATCTGCTGGCCGCAAGCGATGCGAATATCGCCCGCATGCGGCAGGCCGGCGTCGTCGCCAGCCTGCTGCCGGCCACGGCCTACAGCCTGCGCAAACCCTACGCACCTGCCCGCCGGATGATACAGGGCGGGGTCCCCGTGGCGCTTGCCAGCGATTGCAATCCCGGCTCCAGCTTCACCGAGTCGATGCCCTTCGTCTTCGGGTTGGCGGTGCTGCAGATGGGCCTCTCGCCGCTGGAGGCGCTGACCGGCGTTACCCTGAATGCCGCCTACGCGCTGGGCATGGCCGGGCGGGTGGGCAGCCTGGACCCCGGCAAACAGGCCGATTTTCTGCTGCTCGACGGCGAAAGTCCGGCGATTCTGGCCTACCATGCGGGGGTTTCACCGCTGACGGCG
Proteins encoded:
- the hutI gene encoding imidazolonepropionase produces the protein MTTKLFYNARIFTPQDPGAPLAGASQGRVRVYENGALLVGGGRVARIGPGAEVRGKIARSGAEVHQEIDCRGACLVPGFVDPHTHMCFLRPREAEFDLRLAGTPYLEILARGGGILSSVSDVRAAAETDLLAATRRRALTALGLGTTTVEIKSGYGLDTPTELRMLQVIDRVGRELPLDVVPTFLGAHAVPEEFRADPDGFVALIVNEMLPAVRQQGVARFCDVFCERGVFSIAQTRRILQAARNAGLQLKLHADEVHDLGGAGLAAELRAVSADHLLAASDANIARMRQAGVVASLLPATAYSLRKPYAPARRMIQGGVPVALASDCNPGSSFTESMPFVFGLAVLQMGLSPLEALTGVTLNAAYALGMAGRVGSLDPGKQADFLLLDGESPAILAYHAGVSPLTAVYKRGELVAGKEQP